From the genome of Deltaproteobacteria bacterium, one region includes:
- a CDS encoding cupin domain-containing protein, which translates to MEQEKKDVVSESLAAKAIALSGLANYQEGSVVSRTIIDKKSGTVTFFAFDKGQKLSEHTAPFDALVCMLEGKADISISGKPVTAKAGDMIIMPANQPHALSATERFKMLLIMIRS; encoded by the coding sequence ATGGAACAAGAAAAAAAGGATGTTGTTTCGGAAAGTCTTGCAGCTAAGGCGATCGCGCTTTCGGGGCTTGCAAACTACCAGGAAGGCTCGGTTGTAAGCAGGACCATAATTGACAAAAAGTCCGGTACTGTCACATTTTTCGCTTTCGACAAAGGCCAGAAACTCAGCGAGCATACCGCTCCCTTCGATGCCCTGGTGTGTATGCTTGAAGGAAAAGCCGATATTTCCATTTCCGGAAAGCCCGTCACTGCAAAGGCAGGGGACATGATAATAATGCCTGCAAACCAGCCCCACGCCTTGAGTGCAACGGAGAGGTTCAAGATGCTCCTGATAATGATCCGCTCATGA
- a CDS encoding EamA family transporter has translation MFDRHAPLPYKLGILESMLWILFAIIANVLFAVSNLFDKFLIEKRVRDPLALTVFGGWIDLLFTLIIVLIHGLSITGPLQAGVLLLSGVLVELALIPYFKALSLEDASRISPLFQSMPVFVLLLSSIFLRETLTHRQLLGFLLILSGSFIVSMHKTDAGIFKIRKAFWWVLLASILWALPAVMFKFVVIKQTFWDALALEFFGVAIGATILFFLYKTRVLAQIRDIGAGTWSILNINELIYIAGRVSNFYAITLGLVSLVAVLGGTIPLFVFLFGLVLSLWFPGIIKEDITKSSIVTKISSIILVACGLWFITL, from the coding sequence TTGTTTGACAGACATGCGCCTCTGCCGTACAAACTGGGCATACTTGAATCTATGTTGTGGATACTATTTGCCATAATTGCCAATGTACTTTTTGCTGTCTCAAATCTCTTTGATAAATTCCTTATCGAGAAAAGAGTCAGGGACCCGCTTGCACTGACCGTATTCGGCGGGTGGATCGATCTTCTGTTCACCCTGATAATCGTTCTTATCCACGGGCTCTCCATAACCGGCCCGTTGCAGGCAGGTGTCTTACTGCTTTCCGGTGTCCTGGTTGAGTTAGCACTTATCCCCTATTTTAAGGCCCTCTCACTCGAGGACGCCTCGAGGATCTCCCCGCTGTTCCAGTCCATGCCGGTCTTTGTCCTGCTTCTGTCCTCCATCTTCCTCAGAGAGACCCTGACGCACAGGCAGCTGCTCGGATTTCTCCTGATCCTGTCCGGGAGCTTCATCGTCTCGATGCACAAGACGGACGCCGGAATCTTCAAAATACGGAAGGCATTCTGGTGGGTCCTGCTCGCGAGCATACTCTGGGCCCTGCCGGCGGTGATGTTCAAATTCGTGGTCATCAAACAGACTTTCTGGGACGCGCTCGCGCTGGAGTTTTTCGGCGTTGCCATCGGAGCCACCATCCTTTTTTTCCTGTACAAGACACGGGTGCTTGCACAGATCAGGGATATAGGGGCGGGTACATGGTCAATCCTGAATATCAACGAACTTATTTATATCGCCGGAAGGGTAAGCAATTTTTACGCGATCACGCTGGGGCTTGTCTCGCTGGTCGCCGTCCTCGGAGGGACCATTCCCCTGTTTGTCTTCCTCTTCGGACTCGTGCTTTCCCTCTGGTTCCCCGGGATTATAAAAGAAGATATTACCAAGTCCTCCATCGTCACAAAGATATCATCAATCATTTTAGTGG
- a CDS encoding SDR family oxidoreductase, whose amino-acid sequence MENQEITVVTGANKGLGLETCRQLKESGMHVILTGRDEANVRKAADGLTAGGAEVSWAVLDVQDTASISRFADEVREKWNGIDVLVNNAGVSDFGRFDGQAAELTVNTNFFGPMHVTDALLPLMHGGSRIVMVSSAMGQLSCLSGDLRRRFESPGLTRDELVELMRSFLRSVSDGTSVRKGWPSSAYSVSKAGLNMLTRILAAELSPKGIIVNSVHPGWVRTDMGGLSAPLDVKAGAKSIVWAALLKDGSRSGGFFHAGKPMQW is encoded by the coding sequence ATGGAGAACCAGGAGATCACAGTTGTAACAGGTGCAAACAAGGGGCTTGGATTGGAGACCTGCCGCCAGTTGAAAGAGTCGGGCATGCATGTCATACTTACGGGCCGGGATGAGGCAAATGTAAGAAAAGCTGCGGACGGGCTGACGGCCGGAGGTGCTGAAGTTTCATGGGCTGTTCTGGACGTTCAGGACACAGCAAGCATATCCAGGTTCGCCGATGAGGTACGGGAAAAGTGGAACGGGATAGATGTACTCGTAAATAATGCTGGTGTGTCTGATTTTGGAAGATTCGACGGGCAGGCCGCAGAACTTACCGTGAATACAAATTTTTTCGGTCCTATGCATGTAACGGACGCGCTCCTGCCGCTTATGCACGGAGGCTCGCGCATTGTCATGGTTTCGAGCGCCATGGGCCAGCTCTCCTGCCTGTCCGGGGATCTGAGACGCAGATTTGAATCACCCGGACTTACCAGGGATGAACTTGTGGAACTCATGCGCAGTTTCCTGCGTTCGGTGAGTGACGGTACATCTGTGCGAAAAGGCTGGCCGTCCTCCGCTTACTCTGTATCAAAAGCAGGGCTCAACATGCTGACACGCATCCTTGCCGCGGAACTCTCTCCGAAAGGTATTATCGTGAATTCGGTACACCCCGGATGGGTGCGTACGGACATGGGCGGCCTGTCGGCCCCGCTCGATGTCAAGGCAGGCGCAAAGAGCATTGTGTGGGCTGCACTGCTCAAGGACGGAAGCCGGAGCGGGGGATTTTTCCATGCCGGCAAACCGATGCAGTGGTGA